Genomic window (Thermosinus carboxydivorans Nor1):
GAGGTACACAAACATGAAATTCATGGAGAAAGTCTGGGGGAGCCTAGGACTGTTCGAACCGGTAGAAATGGAAGAAGAGCGGCCTAGACAGGAGGAGCCGGCAACAAAAAGCAAAAAAGGCGGCAATTTAGTCAGTTTGCCAACGACGACCCAGCAAAAGCAGATTAAGGTCATGGTCGTAGAACCGTTTACCTTTGATGACGCGCAGCACGTTGCCGACCACCTTAAAAACCGTAAACCGGTAGTGGTCAACTTTGAAAATACGGACAAAGAAGTGGCTAAGCGTATGGTTGATTTCATCAGCGGCACTACTTACGCTTTAGGCGGCGTGATTCAAAAAATCGGTCACAACATTTTCCTGTGCGCCCCAAATAATGTAGACGTTAGCTATACTCCGCGCGAGGAAGGGGCCGATAAAGCTTTTCTTCCCTGGAACAAGTAACCGTCAATATTAGAAGGAGGTTCTATGTTACACCAGAAACAGCTGGCTTTTATCGGTGGCGGCGCCATTGCTGAAGCGCTGCTGAAAGGCTTATTGACAGCCAAGCTGGTAGAGCCGCAACAAATAATGGTGTGCGATGTGGCGCAATCCCGCCTCGAATATATAAAGCGCACCTATAATGTTATTACTACAGTTAACGGGTGTGATGCGGCGGGACAAGCCGATATCGTTTTTTTGACCGTCAAACCGCAAGTGATTGACGATGTATTAGTGACGATCGCCCCTGTTATGACACCGGCCAAAGTCGTAATTTCGGTAGCGGCAGGGATTACCCTTGACCGGCTTCAGGCAAAACTAGGTAAGACGCCAATCATTCGTGTTATGCCAAACACCCCTGTGGCGGTGGGCGCAGGCGTATCAGCGTTTGCTCTCGGCCAAAACGCCAGGCCGGAACACGGGGAACTGGCTTCGCTCATTTTTGGCGCAGTGGGTAAAACAGTAGCCGTGGATGAAAAGGCGATGGATGCGGTGACAGGCCTGTCCGGGAGCGGTCCCGCTTATACATTTTTATTCATTGAAGCATTGGCTGATGCCGGTGTGCGCGTTGGTCTTTCCCGGCAGACAGCGTTGCTTTTGGCGGCCCAAACAATACTTGGTGCAGCCAAAATGGTCGTCGAAACGGGTGAGCATCCTGCAAAGTTGCGCGATGCGGTGACCTCACCGGCAGGGACGACGATTGCCGGACTCCATGTTTTGGAGCAAAAAGGCATGCGGGGGGCGGTTATCGACGCCGTTGTCGCGGCGACTGAGCGTTCCCGTGAAATGGGGCAAATTCATGACAAGTGAACGGGAAAAAATTCTCCGTTATTACCGGGCAAGTGGCGAGGGGGAACTTGCTGCCCGTTTGCTTGATTATGCCGAAACGGTGCTGCGTACCCGTAAATACCGAGCCAGTCATTTTTTGGATCCTTTTGGATTTAGTGTTGCCGAAACGATAGCTGCCCACTTTGCGCCGCTTCGGCTTGAGAGCAGCGGCGGCTATGAGGGAGCCGAACGGGTAAAAGCCGTTTTTGTTCATGAAGATTTTTTAGGTTCTATTGATTTTGCTATTGCCGCGGTGGGTATTGCCTGGGATGCCCGGTATTATGAGCTTTCCCATCGTGATATGCTCGGCGCTCTTATGGGCCTAGGGATCGACCGTGATGTAGTGGGCGACATAATTATGACCGGTAGTGGCGCACAGGTTGTTGTTGATACGGCAATGGCCGGTTTTATTGAAACCAATTTAACGAAAGTCGGTGCCGCGCCTGTGGCAGTTAAGATTATACCGCTGAGCGATATTGCGCCGCGTATCGAGAAAGTCAAAGAGATTCGGGCAACCGTGCCTTCCTTGCGTTTAGACGTTGTTGCCGCGGCGGGTTTTGGCCTGTCGCGAACGAAGATGGCTGCAGAGATAGCGGCTGATAAGGTAAAAGTGAATTGGCAGGAAGCCAAGAACGCCGCTCAGGCCGTAAAACCGGGGGACATTATTTCAATGCGCGGCCGGGGCCGGGTAGAGATTTGCGAGATATTGGGACAAACAAAGAAAGGCCGCATTAGTATTTTTCTAAAACGATTTTTGTAAATTGTGTGGAGGTGTCAACATGCTAACTCCCTTGGACATACATAACAAGGAGTTCAAACGGAGTTTTCGCGGTTACAACGAAGAAGAAGTGGACGAGTTTCTTGACCGTGTCATAAAGGATTACGAAAAACTGTACCGCGAAAATATTGAGCTCAAAGAGACGCTGGAACGGGTTAACAGCAAACTTGAGCATTATCAGCACATGGAAAACACCCTGCACAATACTCTGGTAATTGCCCAGGAGACGGCGGAAGAAGTCAAGCTCAACGCCAAGAAGGAAACAGAGCTGATGAAGAAGGAAGCCGAGATTAGGGCGCAAAAACTGGTAGAAGAGGCAATGGCCAAGGTACGGCGGTTAAACAGTGAGTATGAGGAACTGAAAAAACAGATTCAAGTTTACCGGACTCGTATGAATAGTTTGCTGCAGGCGCAAATGGAACTATTAAAATCGAGCGAAGAGGATGAAGGATAGGATTGGACTGGCAGGGTTTGGACTTTAAAGTTGCGCCGGACGGCATATCTTTCAAAATAAAGGTACAGCCGCGAGCCAGCCGTAATGCCGTGATAGGCCTTGCCGGCGACAGTTTGAAAGTTTGCGTTGCTTCACCGCCGGTGGAAGGGGAAGCCAATCAAGCCTGTTTGGCTTTTTTTGCCGCCTTGTTTGGCGTTGCCAAGACCAGAATTGTTTTAGTTAGCGGGCAAAAGAGTCGCAGCAAGGTGATCAAGATTATGGGCATTGACATGGAGCAGTTTAAGACGGTATTAGACATGCTGTAAATGGCGACTTTTGTACAATTTGACTCTTTGTCGAGTTGTCTGTATAATATTGCTATCATAATATTGCTATCAACATTACTGTTACGGCAATGATGGAGAGAGTAACTTTAAGACCGTTCCCAGCGAGCCGGGGAGGGTGTGAGCCCGGTGAACGCTCTTTTAGTGAAAATCACTCCTGAGCTGCGGACCGAACCATACTGTAGGCTCCGCCGTGTGACGAGCGTTATTTCGTCAGTGAGCGGCTGCCCAATCGGGTGGTCATTAGGGTGGTACCACGGGAATTCGACCTCTCGTCCCTTGCGGGATGGGAGGTTTAATTTTTTCGGAGGTGTTATTGTTGGACTACAGTAAAACACTGAATTTGCCGCAAACGGACTTTCCCATGCGCGCGAATTTGCCAGAACGGGAACCACAATTTTTGGAATACTGGACAAAAAACAGGATTTATGAAAAGAAAATCAGTAAAGCTAAAGGAAAACCTAAGTTTGTGCTTCATGACGGGCCACCTTATGCTAACGGGAACATCCATATTGGCACGGCTCTTAACAAAATTCTCAAGGACATAATTGTCAAGTATAAATCGCTGCGGGGCTATGACGCTCCCTATGTTCCCGGGTGGGATACGCATGGTTTGCCAATTGAGCACGCGGCGATTAAAATATTAGGTCTAAACCGCCACGAACTCAACCCGTTGGACTTGCGCCGGCAGTGCAAAGAATATGCTCTCAAATGTCTGGATATGCAGCGGGAAGATTTTAAACGCCTTGGTGTCAGCGGCGACTGGGATAATCCTTATATTACGCTTACTCCCGAATATGAGGCCAAACAGATTGAAGTTTTTGGCGAGATGGCCAAAAAAGGGTATATCTATAAAGGGTTAAAATCGGTATATTGGTGTACGTCCTGTGAAACGGCGTTGGCCGAAGCGGAAATTGAATACGCGGAGAAAAAGTCACATGCCATTTACGTCAAATTTCCGCTCATCGACGATAAAGGAAGCTTGCCGGTCGGAATTAAGCATGAAGGCGTCTATGCCGTCATCTGGACTACCACGCCCTGGACAATCCCGGCAAACGTGGCTATTGCCGTAAACCCTGAATTCGAATATGCATGGGTACAGGTAAATAACGAGATTTACCTGCTTGCATCAGGGCTCATCGACGCGGTCGTAAAGGCCAACGGTCTTGGCGACTATACGATATTGGCGACCGTAAAAGGTGAAGCGCTGGAAGGCATGGTGTTTGGCCATCCGTTTTTAGACCGTGAATCTGTTGTCGTGCTTGGTGATCATGTCACGCTTGAACAAGGTACTGGATGTGTTCACACTGCTCCTGGTCATGGTCAGGAAGACTTCGAGATTGGCATGAAATACAATTTACCGGTTATTAACCCTGTCGACCATAGCGGCCGCTTTACGGCTGAAGGCGGCAAGTTTGCGGGAATGCTGGTTCATGATGCCAACGTACCTATCATAAAAGAACTTGCAGAGCGTAATATGCTTTTGGGAAAAGGAACAATCCGTCACCAGTATGCCCATTGCTGGCGCTGCAAAAATCCAATTATTTACCGAGCGACCGAGCAGTGGTTTGCTTCGGTCGAGGGTTTTCGGCAAATGGCGCTTGAAGCAATAAAAGAAGTAGAGTGGGTTCCGTCTTGGGGCGAAGAACGCATCCATAATATGGTCGCTGACCGTCAGGACTGGTGTATTTCCCGCCAGCGCGTATGGGGTGTTCCTATCCCAATCTTTTACTGCAACCAGTGCAATGAACATATTGTTAATGACACCACTATCAGCGTTGTTGCTGAACTGTTCCGCCGGGAGGGCTCTGACGCATGGTGGGCTAAATCGGCGGCGGAAATTCTGCCGCAAGGCTTTGCCTGCCCACACTGCGGTCATGGTACCTTCCGCAAGGAAACAGATATTATGGATGTTTGGTTTGACAGTGGTTCCAGTCATGCCGCAGTCCTTGAGGAGCGGCCCGAACTCCACTGGCCGGCTGATATGTATCTTGAAGGCAGTGACCAGCACCGGGGCTGGTTCCAGTCGTCACTGCTCACAGCAGTGGCCAGTCGGGGCCGAGCCCCCTACAAGACGGTTTTGACGCATGGCTTTGTCGTTGATGGCGAAGGCCGAAAAATGTCCAAGTCTATTGGTAACGTCATTTATCCCCAGGAGGTTATTAAACAGTACGGCGCCGATATTCTGCGCCTCTGGGTTGCTTCTGCTGATTACAAGGCCGACATTCGAATTTCCAATGATATCTTAAAGCAGATGGCGGAAGTCTACCGTAAAATCCGCAATACTTTCCGTTATCTTATCGGCAATTTAGCAGATTTTGACCCCGATAGGGACTGTGTGGGGTATGATCAGTTGACAGAGCTTGATCGCTGGGCACTGCTACGGCTGGAGAGAGTACGGGAACGAGTTACCAAAGCCTATGACGAATATGAATTTCACCTGTTGTATCACACAGTTCATAATTTTTGTGCTGTCGATTTAAGTGCTATTTATCTTGACATTCTCAAAGACCGCCTGTACACAGCCGTTCCTCATGCGATTGAGCGGCGTGCTGCTCAAACGGCGATGTATGAAATTTTGCAGACACTGGTCGTGATGCTAGCGCCTATCCTAACGTTTACCGCAGAGGAAGTATGGCAATACATGCCTAAACGAGCAGGAATGCCGGAAAGCGTTCACTTGGCAGAATGGCCAGCTGCCCGGCCGGATTATCTTGACGCCAGGCTTGAAGCCAAATGGGATAGAATTCTTGAGATCAGAAGCGAAATTACCAAGGCCTTGGAGAATGCCCGCCGGAGCAAGGTTATCGGCCATTCCCTTGATGCGGCAGTAGATATTTACGCTGGCGGCAAAGAGTTAGCAACCCTTAAAGAAGTAGTCGATTTGGCAGCTGTCTTGATTGTTTCTCGCGTAAATCTGATTGCGGGAGTGGAAAACGCGCCACCTGAAGCATTCCGTTCGGCAGATATGGAACTTGCTATCGTGGTTGCTCCCGCGCAGGGCGATAAATGCGAACGCTGCTGGATTTACAGTGAAACCGTGGGGCAAGATGCCGAATACGCGACCTTATGTCAGCGCTGCGCCGATGTTATGCGGCAGCTCCCAAAATAAAGTAATCGTGTACCGGGCTTGGCCCGGTTTTTTTTTGTTGCCGGGGGGATACTAGTCTTTGTGGAGGACGACGGTCGATGGAAAGAAAAACAAATGACGCGGAATTCATGCAACTGCAGCTGGAGAAACTGGTACGTCACCTGGAGGCATTGCGGATCGCTGACTATATTGAATTACTCCAGAAACCGGCAAGACTAATTTTTCTCAATTTTGTGGCCGGCATTGCCCGTGGCCTGGGGATTGCTATCGGCGCAACAATTATTTTTGCTATGATGCTTGAATTATTACGGCGGCTGATTTTGCTCAATATCCCTGGAATTGGCAATTTTGTCGCGGAAGTTGTCCGTATAGTTGAAATGAAAAATGGCAAATTTTAAATAAAATTTCCACAGCAAGATCAGCGAGGAGGTAAGCATTGTGACCAAAGATGTTTTTGACTGTATGCGAGAGAGCCGCAGTGTACGCAGTTTTAAACCCGACCCCATTCCGGAGCCTACTCTCACCCGGATTCTTGAAGCGGCTTGTTGGGCCCCCAGTGCCGGCAACCTTCAACCATGGTACTTTTTTGCTGTAAAAAATAGCAAGGCAAAGCAGCAATTGGCGCAAGCCTGTTTTGAACAGCGGTATGTGGCCGAAGCACCGGTAGTTGTTGTTATTTTGGCCGATCCTGCCCGTTCAAGCGAACGCTATGGCGAACGGGGAGCACAACTCTACTGCTTGCAAGATACAGCTGCCGCGGCGCAAAATATGCTGTTAGCCGCTAACGCCCTCGGGTTAGGTGCGTGTTGGGTAGGGGCGTTCGATGAAGTGAAAGTGCAGCAGATTGTGGAAGCGCCGCCAAGACTGAGAGCAGTGGCCATTATTTGTTTGGGATATAGCATTGAGCAGACGCCTGGCATAAAAGAACGATTAAGGGTGGCAGAAGTAGCAAAGATTATTGACTAGGGAGGGGTTGGCTTGGATCAGAAGGATCGAAAACCCTTGGTGCAGTGGCTGGAAAAGGAAAAAGCGCGTTTGCTCAGCCAGATTTCCCGGTTGGAAGAGAGCGGAATCGGCGATACCATGTCCGATTCTATCGGTGAATTATCGGTTTATGATAATCATCCGGCCGATATCGGTGACGAATTATTCGAGCGCAGTAAGGATTTAGCGCTCCGTGACAATGCCCATCTCCTCTTAGAGCAGGTCGAACATGCTTTAGAGAAGGTTGCGGCAGGAAATTACGGCATATGCGATAACTGCGGGCGCGAAATTGGCATTGAGCGGCTTCAAGCCATTCCTTATGCAGCAAGGTGCATTGTTTGCGAAAAAAAATACGGGGACAAAGATGTTGCTTCTCCCCGGCCACTGGAAGAGGATGTGCTCCAGCCTCCTTTTCATCGTACTTTCCTGGATATGGCGAAATTTAATTTTGTTGGGTTTGATGGCGAAGATGCTCTTCAGGCTGTCCTGCGGTACGGCAGTTCTGATTCGCCGCAAGATATCCCTGGGTCTTACGATTATAAAGCTCTGTTTCCCAATTGTAATGAACATCACGGTATTGTAGAACGGACGGATGCCATACCGTATGAATTTTATCATACCAAACCTATTGCCCCAAAAGGGCAGAAAGACCAGGAAGACCCAGCCGAGCAGCGCTGACACGCTCGGTTTTTTTATTATTTTGCCAGGCAGGATTTTGGCAAATTTACGTATAATGTATCAGTGGTCATTTATAGGGTTTGTTTAGCAGGCAAAGGATTGCTGTAGTAGGGAGGTGATTGACATCGCTGATTCGGGATTCACAAAGATGCCTTTAATTAAAATTGGCGTATTAGGATCGGCTATTGTCGCCTACTACTATATGCCTGGGTTGCAAGAGTTCATTGATGCCGGAATATTCTACCTGCGCTGTCGGGATTTTGAGGGATTGCGACAGTTTATCCTTTCTTATGGCATGTGGGCGCCGCTTACAACAATTGCGTTGATGACTATCCAGTCCATGCTGCCGCTAGTTCCCGGTCTGGCGATTACGATCACTAACGCCTGGATTTTCGGGTGGCAATATGGCGCTTTATATTCTTGGATTGGCGCTTTATTAGGCGCCACTTTGGACTTCGGCATTGCCCGCTGGTATGGGCGTCCTGTGGTGGAGCGGTTTGTTAAACCCCAATATCTTGACCTTATGGATACTTTTTTCAAGAAGCATGGTGTACTTGCGGTTTTTATTACCCGTCTGACACCGGTTGTTCCGTTTAAAGTTGTTAGTTACGGCACAGGACTTACGGCAATATCGCTGTGGCATTTTATTGTTGCCACCGGTATTGGTCAGATCCCTGCTATTGTGCTTTATTCAATTCTCGGACAGAATTTAACGCGTAGTCTTCGCGCAACAGTTGCCGTTACTTCTCTTCTCATTTTGGTTGGGGTGATCATTTATTACTACCGTGAGCAAATTGAAAGATATTTTTTTACAGACAAAGAATAGCAGTATTTAAGGCATAAGAATATGGCAAAGCTGTAATATTAATATTAACTGTTCGAAGTGATTTTCGTCACTGTAGTTACCCCGCGTATATGTTATAATTAGGTTAGCAATATATGGGAGGTGAAAAGGCAATGTATAAAATCAGCAGTGAATGTATTAAATGCGGTGCTTGCGCATCTGTTTGCCCGGTTGGCGCCATCTCGGAAGGCGACACGCAATACGTTATTGGTGAAAAATGTATTGATTGCGGTTCTTGCGCAGCAGTTTGTCCGGTAGGAGCTATCAGCCCCGGGGAGTAAAAATAAAAATGTCCAGGAAGCAGCATCCTGGGCATTTTTATTTTTATGGGTAATTTTGGGTTGTATGTTGTAAAAAGTAACTGACCGTGGTATAATAACTCTAGTATGTTAAATTCTGTCTAAAGAGTGGGTGTATTGCCCACTCTTTCATCTTACTCCGCAAACTCAGCTCTGCCAAATAAAGGGTATAAAGGCTTGTACTGTTAGGCAACACTAACAGTAATGACAATTACGGAGGTAATATTTCAATGTCCAGGCAACAGGTGGAAAAACTGGTGGAACGGCTTGTTCAAGATATTATCACTGATACAAATATGGAATTGGTTGATGTGGAATATGTGAAGGAGAGAAACTGGTATTTGCGCGTCTTTCTGGACAAACCCGGCGGTATCGAGGTTGAGGACTGTCAATGGGTTAGTGAACAGTTAGAAGTTAAACTGGACGAGTTGGATCCAATTAAAGAAAGTTATTATCTAGAAGTTTCGTCGCCCGGTCTCGACCGACCATTGAAAAAAGACCGCGACTTCATCCGGCATATTGGCGAAAAAGTGGAGGTTCATACTTTTGCACCATTAAACGGCAGTAAACTAGTAGTAGGGACTCTAACGGGCATATCGGAAACGGATATTCACTTGGATGTGAACGGTACAGCTCTTAGTGTGCCGCGGGACAAAACAGCTCAGGTAAAACTGTACCTTGAATTTTAGTCCAGGAAGAAAATTGAATAGGGGGAGATATGGTGAATGCGGAATTCATGCAAGCTTTTGAACAGCTAGGAAAAGAAAAAGGAATTGCGCCAGAAATTTTGTTTGACGCTATCGAGGCAGCCCTTATTTCGGCTTATAAACGGAACTTCGGCTCGGCACAAAACGTGCGGGTTTCTCTTGATCGCACAACAGGCGAAATTCATGTTTATGCCCGTAAGACAGTGGTAGAAGTTGTCAAGGACCCCAGGCTTGAGATGTCGCTGGAAGAGGCGAGGGCCATTGATGTACGGTATGAACTGGATGATGTTGTGGAAATTGAGGTAACACCCAAAGATTTCGGCCGAATAGCCGCCCAGACGGCTAAACAGGTGGTTGTACAGCGGATTCGGGAAGCGGAGCGCGGCATTATTTACGAGGAATTTTCTAACCGAGAAAGCGATATCGTAACAGGCATTGTCCAGCGTATTGAACAGAAAAATGTCTATATTGATTTGGGCAAGGCCGAGGCTATTTTGACGCCTTCGGAGCAAATTCCCGGAGAAGTGTACAAGCACGGGGATCGGCTAAAAACGTACATAATAGAAGTAAAGAAAACGACAAAAGGGCCGCAGATTTTGGTTTCCCGCACCCATCCCGGGTTGTTGAAGCGGTTGTTTGAGCTGGAAGTACCCGAAATCCACGATGGTGTTGTTGAACTTAAGTCAGTAGCCCGCGAACCGGGTATGCGTTCTAAAATCGCTGTTCATTCCCGTGATGAAAACGTGGATGCTGTAGGTGCTTGTGTTGGGCATAAGGGCATGAGGGTTCAGACTATTGTAAACGAGCTGAGGGGCGAAAAAATTGATATTGTAAAATGGAGCAGCGACCCGGCTAAATTTATTGCCAACGCCCTGAGCCCGGCTAAAGTTATTTCAGTGGAAGTAAATGAAACAGAAAAAGTTTCTAAGGTAGTAGTCCCGGATTATCAATTATCCTTGGCAATTGGCAAAGAAGGTCAAAATGCCCGGCTGGCCGCTAAATTAACTGGCTGGAAAATTGATATTAAGAGTGAGTCGCAAGTCCAGTCGACCACGTGATAGCGGAGGAAACAAATGAAACAAAAAAAAGTTCCACAACGTGTTTGTGTTGGCTGCCAAGAGATGAAAAACAAAAAGGAACTAATCCGGGTGGTTCGCACGCCAACCGGTGAGGTTCTCATTGATACTACCGGGAAAAAGGCAGGTCGGGGCGCCTATCTTTGCAATAATGAGCAATGCTTTACCAAAGCTTTTAAAGAAAAACGGCTGGAACGGGCATTGAAACACTCGATCGAACCGCCTATTTACGAAGAATTACGAGCACGCTTTGATCGCCATGAATGAACAAAAAATTATTTCACTATTAGGTTTAGCGCAAAGAGCCAAAAAGGTTGTATCCGGAGAATTTGCTGTGGAAAAGGCAGTCCGGTCCCGTCAGGTTAAACTTCTACTTGTGGCGGAAGATGCGTCGCATGGAACAAAAAAAAAGTACCGGGACATGGCAACCTATTATCAGGTGCCGCTTTCGGTTAAATTGTCAAAGGAAAAACTTGGTTTCGCACTTGGCAAAAGTGTGCGTGCTGCCGTGGCTGTGACTGATGATGGCTTCAGCAAGGCTCTGCTTGAGTTATTGTCGGACTAATATTTTAGGGAGAGAAAGAAAATGGGGGTGGATCAATGTCCAAATACAGGATATATGAGCTTGCCAAGGAATATAACACAACTAGCAAGGTCATCATAGATATTTTAGCTCGCAATAATATTACGGCGAAAAATCATATGAGCAGCGTCGACGACGCTGCTAAGGCTGTTATCGACCGGACATTTGCACGTAAGGCCGGCGTAGCGCCGACAGCGGAAAAAAATAATGGTTCCAAACCGGCCGATGCCGAAAAGGTATCTCATTCAGATGTGGGAGAAGCACCGGGTCGGAGTGGCTTGACAAAACAGTCCCGCTCGGGAATTGAAACCCGGCATAGTGGTGAACCGCAGCGTTCCCAGGAAGCAAGGAGCGAGCAGTCTAATCCTAAGCAGCAAACAAAGCCTGTGGGGCATACCGGGCAGCAGTCGCGCCCGAAACAGCAAAATCAACAAAACCAACCAAATCAGCAAAACCGTCAAGCTCAGTATAACCAGCACAATCAGCAGCGTAAACAGCAGCATAGCCCCCAGCGGTCGAAGCAAACGCCACAGCAGAATCAGAGGGGACAACAGTCATCTCAACCTCAGCGGTCGCAGCAAACACCCGGTCAGCGACCGACCGGTTCGCAGCACGATAGTGGCACGTGGCATAACGAGGGGGCACGGCGGCCAGTTCAGGCCAACAATAATAAAAAGCGGGGCGCCAATGGGCCCAAACAACAGCAGGGCAAAGACCAACATGCCACAGGTAATCCCAACACTAGGCCGTCAGCGTCGGTATCCACCGCGAAAACCGAACCGCCAAAACCGAAGACAATTAAGCTCGGAGAGCCGCTGACTGTTAAAGAACTAGCCGGCAAGTTAGGCCGTGAGGTCAGCGAAGTTATAAAAAAACTGATGATGCTCGGCGTCATGGCTTCTATCAACCAAGAAGTGGATTTAGATACGGCTACGATTTTGGCGGAAGAGTTTGGTGTAAAGGTTGAGGTACTACCGCCAGAAGAAGATCCCACGGAAATTCCCGAAATTGAAGACGACCCTGGTAGCCTGTTGCCGCGACCGCCGGTAGTTACGATCATGGGGCATGTCGATCATGGCAAAACATCACTCCTGGATGCAATACGTCAAACC
Coding sequences:
- a CDS encoding cell division protein SepF, translating into MKFMEKVWGSLGLFEPVEMEEERPRQEEPATKSKKGGNLVSLPTTTQQKQIKVMVVEPFTFDDAQHVADHLKNRKPVVVNFENTDKEVAKRMVDFISGTTYALGGVIQKIGHNIFLCAPNNVDVSYTPREEGADKAFLPWNK
- the proC gene encoding pyrroline-5-carboxylate reductase; translation: MLHQKQLAFIGGGAIAEALLKGLLTAKLVEPQQIMVCDVAQSRLEYIKRTYNVITTVNGCDAAGQADIVFLTVKPQVIDDVLVTIAPVMTPAKVVISVAAGITLDRLQAKLGKTPIIRVMPNTPVAVGAGVSAFALGQNARPEHGELASLIFGAVGKTVAVDEKAMDAVTGLSGSGPAYTFLFIEALADAGVRVGLSRQTALLLAAQTILGAAKMVVETGEHPAKLRDAVTSPAGTTIAGLHVLEQKGMRGAVIDAVVAATERSREMGQIHDK
- a CDS encoding YlmH family RNA-binding protein, which gives rise to MTSEREKILRYYRASGEGELAARLLDYAETVLRTRKYRASHFLDPFGFSVAETIAAHFAPLRLESSGGYEGAERVKAVFVHEDFLGSIDFAIAAVGIAWDARYYELSHRDMLGALMGLGIDRDVVGDIIMTGSGAQVVVDTAMAGFIETNLTKVGAAPVAVKIIPLSDIAPRIEKVKEIRATVPSLRLDVVAAAGFGLSRTKMAAEIAADKVKVNWQEAKNAAQAVKPGDIISMRGRGRVEICEILGQTKKGRISIFLKRFL
- a CDS encoding DivIVA domain-containing protein, which codes for MLTPLDIHNKEFKRSFRGYNEEEVDEFLDRVIKDYEKLYRENIELKETLERVNSKLEHYQHMENTLHNTLVIAQETAEEVKLNAKKETELMKKEAEIRAQKLVEEAMAKVRRLNSEYEELKKQIQVYRTRMNSLLQAQMELLKSSEEDEG
- a CDS encoding DUF167 domain-containing protein; its protein translation is MDWQGLDFKVAPDGISFKIKVQPRASRNAVIGLAGDSLKVCVASPPVEGEANQACLAFFAALFGVAKTRIVLVSGQKSRSKVIKIMGIDMEQFKTVLDML
- the ileS gene encoding isoleucine--tRNA ligase; the encoded protein is MLLLDYSKTLNLPQTDFPMRANLPEREPQFLEYWTKNRIYEKKISKAKGKPKFVLHDGPPYANGNIHIGTALNKILKDIIVKYKSLRGYDAPYVPGWDTHGLPIEHAAIKILGLNRHELNPLDLRRQCKEYALKCLDMQREDFKRLGVSGDWDNPYITLTPEYEAKQIEVFGEMAKKGYIYKGLKSVYWCTSCETALAEAEIEYAEKKSHAIYVKFPLIDDKGSLPVGIKHEGVYAVIWTTTPWTIPANVAIAVNPEFEYAWVQVNNEIYLLASGLIDAVVKANGLGDYTILATVKGEALEGMVFGHPFLDRESVVVLGDHVTLEQGTGCVHTAPGHGQEDFEIGMKYNLPVINPVDHSGRFTAEGGKFAGMLVHDANVPIIKELAERNMLLGKGTIRHQYAHCWRCKNPIIYRATEQWFASVEGFRQMALEAIKEVEWVPSWGEERIHNMVADRQDWCISRQRVWGVPIPIFYCNQCNEHIVNDTTISVVAELFRREGSDAWWAKSAAEILPQGFACPHCGHGTFRKETDIMDVWFDSGSSHAAVLEERPELHWPADMYLEGSDQHRGWFQSSLLTAVASRGRAPYKTVLTHGFVVDGEGRKMSKSIGNVIYPQEVIKQYGADILRLWVASADYKADIRISNDILKQMAEVYRKIRNTFRYLIGNLADFDPDRDCVGYDQLTELDRWALLRLERVRERVTKAYDEYEFHLLYHTVHNFCAVDLSAIYLDILKDRLYTAVPHAIERRAAQTAMYEILQTLVVMLAPILTFTAEEVWQYMPKRAGMPESVHLAEWPAARPDYLDARLEAKWDRILEIRSEITKALENARRSKVIGHSLDAAVDIYAGGKELATLKEVVDLAAVLIVSRVNLIAGVENAPPEAFRSADMELAIVVAPAQGDKCERCWIYSETVGQDAEYATLCQRCADVMRQLPK
- a CDS encoding DUF5665 domain-containing protein, whose translation is MERKTNDAEFMQLQLEKLVRHLEALRIADYIELLQKPARLIFLNFVAGIARGLGIAIGATIIFAMMLELLRRLILLNIPGIGNFVAEVVRIVEMKNGKF
- a CDS encoding nitroreductase family protein, with the protein product MTKDVFDCMRESRSVRSFKPDPIPEPTLTRILEAACWAPSAGNLQPWYFFAVKNSKAKQQLAQACFEQRYVAEAPVVVVILADPARSSERYGERGAQLYCLQDTAAAAQNMLLAANALGLGACWVGAFDEVKVQQIVEAPPRLRAVAIICLGYSIEQTPGIKERLRVAEVAKIID
- a CDS encoding TraR/DksA C4-type zinc finger protein; amino-acid sequence: MDQKDRKPLVQWLEKEKARLLSQISRLEESGIGDTMSDSIGELSVYDNHPADIGDELFERSKDLALRDNAHLLLEQVEHALEKVAAGNYGICDNCGREIGIERLQAIPYAARCIVCEKKYGDKDVASPRPLEEDVLQPPFHRTFLDMAKFNFVGFDGEDALQAVLRYGSSDSPQDIPGSYDYKALFPNCNEHHGIVERTDAIPYEFYHTKPIAPKGQKDQEDPAEQR
- a CDS encoding TVP38/TMEM64 family protein, with amino-acid sequence MPLIKIGVLGSAIVAYYYMPGLQEFIDAGIFYLRCRDFEGLRQFILSYGMWAPLTTIALMTIQSMLPLVPGLAITITNAWIFGWQYGALYSWIGALLGATLDFGIARWYGRPVVERFVKPQYLDLMDTFFKKHGVLAVFITRLTPVVPFKVVSYGTGLTAISLWHFIVATGIGQIPAIVLYSILGQNLTRSLRATVAVTSLLILVGVIIYYYREQIERYFFTDKE
- a CDS encoding DUF362 domain-containing protein — encoded protein: MYKISSECIKCGACASVCPVGAISEGDTQYVIGEKCIDCGSCAAVCPVGAISPGE
- a CDS encoding ribosome maturation factor RimP; the encoded protein is MSRQQVEKLVERLVQDIITDTNMELVDVEYVKERNWYLRVFLDKPGGIEVEDCQWVSEQLEVKLDELDPIKESYYLEVSSPGLDRPLKKDRDFIRHIGEKVEVHTFAPLNGSKLVVGTLTGISETDIHLDVNGTALSVPRDKTAQVKLYLEF